One genomic segment of Amycolatopsis sp. Hca4 includes these proteins:
- a CDS encoding CGNR zinc finger domain-containing protein, whose product MHTDASLVVEFLNTVNVEEGTDLLEDAGRWREWATAHALAANPAAEARAARDALRAAIGDPRLTGGSADIGTRITLTEAGPVLVAEDVVGAVFAACARLVVRGDWIRLKICPADTCLWAFYDESRNRSRTWCSMRVCGNREKARGWRARAAEAATG is encoded by the coding sequence GTGCACACCGACGCCTCCCTCGTGGTGGAGTTCCTCAACACGGTCAACGTCGAAGAGGGCACCGACCTGCTCGAAGACGCCGGGCGGTGGCGCGAGTGGGCGACCGCGCACGCACTGGCGGCCAATCCGGCGGCCGAGGCCCGCGCGGCGCGTGACGCTCTCCGCGCGGCGATCGGCGACCCGCGTCTGACCGGCGGCAGCGCCGACATCGGCACCCGGATCACCCTCACCGAGGCCGGCCCGGTGCTGGTCGCGGAGGACGTGGTCGGAGCGGTGTTCGCGGCCTGCGCCCGCTTGGTCGTCCGCGGCGACTGGATCCGGCTGAAGATCTGCCCGGCCGACACCTGCCTGTGGGCGTTCTACGACGAGTCGCGCAACCGCTCGCGGACGTGGTGCTCGATGCGCGTCTGCGGCAACCGGGAGAAGGCGCGGGGCTGGCGCGCCCGCGCCGCGGAAGCGGCGACGGGCTGA
- a CDS encoding YitT family protein: MAQTDLRPVRITRDPVRRSTQLLAGLTLYGASVALVTRAGLGLEPWSVLAEGVMKRTGLTFGTVTGLISVAVLLLWIPLRQRPGIGTIANVVVISVVVDVVRAFLPDQHDLAWQIALLVGGVALNGVATATYVGARLGPGPRDGLMTGLAGRTGWSVRLVRTGIEITVVAAGFLLGGTVGVGTVLYALAIGPLTQALLPLTTWRDR, encoded by the coding sequence GTGGCTCAAACCGACCTCCGGCCCGTCCGGATCACCCGCGACCCCGTCCGCCGCAGCACCCAGCTCCTGGCCGGGCTGACGCTCTACGGCGCCAGCGTCGCCCTCGTCACCCGCGCCGGCCTCGGCCTCGAGCCGTGGAGCGTGCTGGCCGAGGGCGTCATGAAGCGCACCGGCCTGACGTTCGGCACGGTCACCGGCCTGATCTCGGTGGCCGTGCTCCTGCTGTGGATCCCGCTGCGCCAGCGGCCCGGGATCGGCACCATCGCGAACGTCGTGGTCATCTCGGTCGTGGTCGACGTCGTCCGCGCGTTCCTCCCCGACCAGCACGACCTCGCGTGGCAGATCGCGCTGCTGGTCGGCGGGGTCGCGCTGAACGGCGTGGCGACCGCCACCTACGTCGGCGCCCGCCTCGGCCCCGGCCCGCGCGACGGCCTGATGACCGGATTGGCCGGGCGCACCGGCTGGTCGGTCCGGCTGGTGCGCACCGGCATCGAGATCACCGTGGTGGCGGCCGGCTTCCTGCTCGGCGGGACCGTCGGCGTCGGCACCGTGCTCTACGCCCTCGCCATCGGCCCGCTCACCCAGGCGCTGCTGCCGCTGACCACCTGGCGCGATCGCTAA
- a CDS encoding VOC family protein — translation MSAVPTLGVVALDCPDPVALAGFYRDVLEWGEPEVVADGRWATLANPEGGAGIAFQRVPDYRPPSWPSAENPQQLHLDLNVTDLEAAHERVLGLGAKLLDDKPETFRVYADPVGHPFCLCAC, via the coding sequence ATGAGTGCGGTACCGACCCTGGGTGTGGTGGCCCTCGACTGCCCCGACCCGGTTGCGCTGGCCGGGTTCTACCGGGACGTCCTCGAGTGGGGCGAGCCGGAGGTGGTCGCGGATGGGCGCTGGGCCACGCTGGCCAACCCCGAGGGCGGCGCGGGCATCGCGTTCCAGCGGGTGCCCGACTACCGGCCGCCGTCCTGGCCGTCCGCGGAGAACCCCCAGCAGCTGCACCTGGACCTGAACGTCACCGACCTGGAGGCGGCGCACGAGCGCGTGCTCGGGCTGGGGGCGAAGCTGCTCGACGACAAGCCGGAGACGTTCCGCGTCTACGCCGACCCGGTCGGCCACCCGTTCTGCCTCTGCGCCTGCTGA
- a CDS encoding amidase, whose product MTATSLDFTGLTAQAAQLAAGEVTSAELTAAALGRAHASQATLNAFKHLRDDEALAEAVAADRRLADGERAPLLGVPVAIKDDVDLTGLPTSFGCPGEFPCATADAPAVALLREAGAVIIGKTNTPELGQWPFTEGPAFGVTRNPWHTGHTPGGSSGGSAAAVASGVIAAALGSDGAGSVRIPAAWTGLVGIKTQRGRIPTGDELFHGLTVLGPLARTVEDAALLLDAAAGTSGVFRAAAGREPGKLRIGLSTRIPFTATKTRLDPVVEANVRRLAESLAGLGHEIVEVEPDYGLIGLTFLPRSLTGVRDWTLRVPDRAGLDPRTRSNAGHGRLLAGPALRLARALEPGLHRRIGSVFGRVDVLLTPTTATPPPPIGTFDGLSGWETDQAMIAACPYAWPWNVLGWPGVNVPAGQTADGLPLGAQLLGPSHAEERLISLAAQLEEVERWPERHPATSW is encoded by the coding sequence ATGACCGCTACGAGCCTCGACTTCACGGGCCTCACCGCCCAGGCCGCGCAGCTCGCCGCGGGCGAGGTCACCTCCGCCGAGCTCACCGCGGCCGCGCTCGGGCGCGCGCACGCGAGCCAGGCCACGCTCAACGCGTTCAAACACCTCCGTGACGACGAAGCCCTCGCCGAAGCCGTGGCCGCGGACCGGCGCCTGGCCGACGGCGAGCGCGCTCCCCTGCTCGGCGTGCCGGTCGCGATCAAGGACGACGTCGACCTCACCGGCCTGCCCACGTCCTTCGGCTGCCCCGGCGAATTCCCGTGCGCGACGGCCGACGCGCCCGCGGTCGCGCTGCTGCGCGAGGCCGGAGCGGTGATCATCGGCAAGACGAACACCCCCGAGCTGGGTCAGTGGCCGTTCACCGAAGGCCCGGCCTTCGGCGTGACGCGCAACCCGTGGCACACCGGCCACACCCCAGGGGGTTCTTCGGGCGGGAGCGCGGCCGCGGTGGCGTCGGGGGTCATCGCGGCCGCGCTCGGGTCCGACGGCGCCGGTTCGGTGCGCATCCCGGCCGCGTGGACCGGGCTGGTCGGGATCAAGACCCAGCGCGGCCGGATCCCGACCGGGGACGAGCTGTTCCACGGCCTCACCGTCCTCGGCCCGCTGGCCCGCACGGTCGAAGACGCCGCCCTGCTGCTCGACGCGGCCGCCGGGACGTCCGGCGTGTTCCGCGCGGCGGCCGGGCGCGAGCCAGGGAAGCTGCGGATCGGGCTGTCCACGCGGATCCCGTTCACCGCGACGAAGACCCGGCTCGACCCGGTCGTCGAGGCGAACGTGCGACGGCTGGCCGAATCGCTGGCCGGGCTGGGGCACGAGATCGTCGAGGTCGAGCCGGACTACGGGCTGATCGGGCTGACGTTCCTGCCGCGCTCGCTCACCGGCGTCCGCGACTGGACGCTGCGGGTGCCCGACCGGGCCGGGCTCGACCCGCGCACGCGCAGCAACGCCGGCCACGGCCGCCTGCTGGCCGGCCCGGCGCTGCGGCTGGCCCGCGCGCTCGAGCCGGGCCTGCACCGCCGGATCGGTTCCGTGTTCGGCCGCGTCGACGTGCTGCTCACCCCGACCACCGCGACCCCGCCGCCGCCGATCGGCACGTTCGACGGGCTGTCCGGCTGGGAGACCGACCAGGCCATGATCGCCGCCTGCCCGTACGCTTGGCCGTGGAACGTGCTGGGCTGGCCGGGGGTCAACGTCCCGGCCGGGCAGACGGCGGACGGGCTGCCGCTCGGCGCGCAGCTGCTCGGCCCGTCGCACGCCGAGGAGCGGCTGATTTCGCTTGCCGCGCAACTGGAAGAGGTCGAACGGTGGCCGGAGCGGCATCCCGCGACAAGCTGGTGA
- a CDS encoding zf-TFIIB domain-containing protein, with amino-acid sequence MRRLVGVICPKCQNQMRTVDKNGIHIDQCDGCRGIFLDRGELEAIVGAESSFYGHQQPPPYQPGPTAQYGRPDSPRPYRGGYPDSPKAYRGGYADSPRPHRGYSDSPRPYGHGHRKRSFLENLFD; translated from the coding sequence TTGCGTAGGCTCGTCGGTGTGATTTGTCCGAAGTGTCAGAACCAGATGCGGACCGTCGACAAGAACGGCATCCACATCGACCAGTGCGACGGCTGCCGCGGGATCTTCCTGGACCGCGGTGAGCTCGAGGCGATCGTCGGTGCGGAGAGCTCGTTCTACGGCCACCAGCAGCCGCCGCCGTACCAGCCCGGGCCGACGGCGCAGTACGGCCGTCCCGACTCGCCGCGGCCCTACCGCGGCGGCTACCCGGACTCGCCGAAGGCGTACCGCGGTGGTTACGCGGACTCGCCGCGCCCGCACCGCGGCTACTCGGACTCGCCGCGGCCGTACGGCCACGGGCACCGCAAGCGCAGCTTCCTCGAGAACCTGTTCGACTGA
- a CDS encoding PLP-dependent aminotransferase family protein, with protein sequence MEPGLPIGGRISGPRLAVMLGSWRQGGSRQGAADLAAAIELQVLDGQLPLGTRLPAERELADALGASRTLIGAALDRLRENGFVASRRGAGSWIAAPGRRRRGPLAPVHDGSIDLTHASSPAIPGTAAAVDAARLRLAGHLGDHGYQERGLLALRERIAARYTERGLPTTPAQVMVTNGAHHAFVLVLRMLAGPGDRVLVEQPTYPNALEAIRAAHAIPVPVALDPSGDRGWDIAGVDAALRQASPRFAYLVVDFQNPTGLRLDTDGRVRLGTVLARARTPVVVDETLVELDLTGDPRHGPPPLAAFAGDLAICVGSASKTHWGGLRLGWIRASEDLLGRLVSARYAVDLGSPVFEQLVLTELMADESLLDRRREELHGYRDALAGAVHRYLPDWMFTLPDGGLSLWCRMPEPVSSRLAVAAASHGVQVAPGSRFGVHGGLERWIRLPFSLPPDRIDEAVRRLSAAEASVRGTPASLDAPIA encoded by the coding sequence ATGGAACCCGGGCTCCCGATCGGTGGACGGATATCAGGGCCGCGATTGGCCGTCATGCTGGGCTCGTGGCGGCAAGGTGGCTCCCGGCAGGGAGCCGCTGACCTGGCCGCGGCGATCGAGCTGCAGGTGCTGGACGGCCAGCTGCCGCTCGGCACCCGGCTGCCCGCCGAGCGCGAGCTGGCCGACGCCCTCGGCGCCAGCCGGACGCTGATCGGCGCGGCACTGGACCGGCTGCGGGAGAACGGGTTCGTCGCCAGCCGCCGCGGTGCGGGTTCGTGGATCGCCGCGCCCGGGCGGCGGCGCCGCGGCCCGCTCGCGCCGGTGCACGACGGCTCGATCGACCTCACCCACGCGTCCTCGCCCGCGATCCCGGGCACGGCCGCGGCGGTCGACGCCGCCCGCCTCCGGCTCGCCGGCCACCTGGGCGACCACGGCTACCAGGAGCGCGGCCTGCTCGCCCTGCGCGAGCGGATCGCGGCCCGCTACACCGAACGCGGGCTGCCGACGACGCCGGCGCAGGTCATGGTCACCAACGGCGCGCACCACGCGTTCGTGCTGGTCCTGCGGATGCTCGCCGGGCCGGGCGACCGCGTGCTGGTCGAGCAGCCGACGTACCCGAACGCCCTGGAGGCGATCCGGGCTGCGCACGCGATCCCGGTGCCGGTGGCACTGGACCCGAGTGGCGATCGCGGCTGGGACATCGCCGGGGTCGACGCGGCCCTGCGCCAGGCGTCGCCGCGGTTCGCCTACCTGGTCGTCGACTTCCAGAACCCGACCGGCCTGCGCCTGGACACCGACGGCCGCGTCCGGCTCGGGACCGTGCTGGCCCGTGCCCGGACGCCGGTCGTGGTGGACGAGACGCTCGTCGAGCTGGACCTGACCGGCGACCCCCGGCACGGGCCGCCGCCGCTGGCCGCGTTCGCCGGCGACCTGGCCATCTGCGTCGGCTCGGCGTCGAAGACGCACTGGGGCGGACTGCGGCTCGGCTGGATCCGCGCGTCGGAGGACCTGCTCGGCCGCCTGGTTTCCGCGCGCTACGCGGTCGACCTCGGGTCACCGGTATTCGAGCAGCTCGTGCTCACCGAGCTGATGGCCGACGAGAGCCTGCTGGACCGCCGCCGCGAGGAGCTGCACGGCTACCGCGATGCGCTGGCCGGCGCGGTGCACCGGTACCTGCCGGACTGGATGTTCACGCTGCCGGACGGCGGCCTGTCGCTGTGGTGCCGGATGCCGGAGCCGGTGAGCTCGCGCCTCGCGGTGGCGGCGGCCAGCCACGGCGTCCAGGTGGCGCCGGGCTCGCGCTTCGGCGTCCACGGCGGGCTGGAGCGCTGGATCCGGCTGCCGTTTTCGCTGCCGCCGGACCGGATCGACGAGGCCGTCCGGCGGCTGAGCGCGGCCGAAGCCTCGGTGCGCGGCACGCCGGCTTCGCTCGACGCGCCCATTGCATGA
- a CDS encoding protein phosphatase 2C domain-containing protein, translating to MPEIAIAERAGVGADGHPRPTEDHVVVLPNAVLVLDGATSSDPDQPPGGWYAERLARRLAEDLEAAPEADLTEVLTGAIAALTAEHDLRPQCSPSSTVAAVRWLDDRVDALVLADSPVVGFGGFGVDVVSDDRLARLRRRGMLQTGADVRRRRNAHDGFWVAEADPGAAAHAVRRSWHRADVDAVLLASDGVSIGVDQYELFDWRELLAVTRADGPDAVLDAVRTAEKQDPDGERWPRPKRHDDQALVLVDFNPGG from the coding sequence ATGCCCGAGATCGCGATCGCCGAACGGGCCGGGGTGGGCGCCGACGGCCACCCACGCCCCACCGAAGACCACGTCGTCGTGCTGCCCAACGCCGTGCTCGTCCTGGACGGCGCCACCTCGTCGGACCCAGACCAGCCCCCAGGCGGCTGGTACGCCGAACGGCTCGCCCGGCGCCTGGCCGAAGACCTCGAAGCGGCACCGGAAGCCGACCTGACCGAGGTCCTCACCGGCGCGATCGCCGCCCTCACCGCCGAGCACGACCTGCGGCCGCAGTGTTCGCCGTCGAGCACCGTCGCCGCCGTGCGGTGGCTCGATGACCGCGTCGACGCGCTCGTGCTGGCGGACAGCCCGGTCGTCGGGTTCGGCGGCTTCGGCGTCGACGTCGTCTCCGACGACCGGCTGGCCCGGCTGCGGCGGCGCGGGATGCTCCAGACCGGCGCCGACGTCCGGCGCCGGCGCAACGCCCACGACGGCTTCTGGGTCGCCGAAGCCGACCCGGGTGCCGCCGCGCACGCGGTCCGGCGCAGCTGGCACCGCGCCGACGTCGACGCGGTGCTGCTCGCCAGCGACGGCGTGTCCATCGGCGTCGACCAGTACGAGCTCTTCGACTGGCGCGAGCTGCTCGCCGTGACCCGCGCCGACGGGCCCGACGCCGTGCTGGACGCCGTCCGCACCGCCGAGAAGCAGGATCCGGACGGCGAACGCTGGCCACGGCCCAAGCGGCACGACGACCAGGCGCTCGTCCTCGTGGACTTCAATCCCGGGGGTTAA
- a CDS encoding dihydrofolate reductase family protein, which translates to MATVHAGMSMSLDGFVADRHGGTARLSDPAASTGSAWMTDLIRETGAVILGRRSFAMAEDPDWYAGHYEFQVPIFVVTHTPPAVLPARNENLSFTFVTDGIASAITQARAAAGERAVKVIGASVVRQAVRARLADEVHVLIAPVLLGAGLPLFGDPELDGITLRRIGVREVGPVTELRFEVL; encoded by the coding sequence ATGGCCACGGTGCACGCGGGGATGAGCATGTCGCTGGACGGCTTCGTCGCCGATCGCCACGGCGGCACGGCCCGGCTGTCCGACCCCGCCGCGTCGACCGGCAGCGCGTGGATGACCGACCTGATCCGCGAGACCGGCGCGGTCATCCTCGGCCGCCGCTCGTTCGCGATGGCCGAGGACCCGGACTGGTACGCCGGCCACTACGAGTTCCAGGTCCCGATCTTCGTCGTCACCCACACGCCGCCGGCCGTGCTGCCCGCCCGGAACGAGAACCTCAGCTTCACCTTCGTCACCGACGGAATCGCTTCGGCGATCACCCAGGCGCGGGCGGCCGCGGGGGAGCGGGCGGTGAAGGTGATCGGCGCGAGCGTGGTCCGGCAGGCCGTGCGGGCCCGGCTGGCCGACGAGGTGCACGTCCTGATCGCTCCGGTGCTGCTCGGCGCCGGGCTGCCGCTGTTCGGCGACCCCGAGCTCGACGGCATCACGCTCCGGCGGATCGGCGTCCGCGAGGTCGGGCCGGTCACCGAGCTTCGCTTCGAGGTGCTTTAA
- a CDS encoding DUF445 domain-containing protein, with the protein MEQLTPAKVTPADPPGGAAGEEEKRRALRKMKLVALSFLLGATLVFLLTSWAQASGWPGWVGYVRAAAEAGMVGALADWFAVTALFRHPLGLKIPHTAIIPNKKDALGNSLGDFVGSNFLSEEVVRDKLKRVELARRLGGWLAQEENAERVTSELATMVRAAVKVLRDEDVQAIMEQAVARRIIDKPWGPPLGKILQGVFADGAHHKLVDLMCDRAYEWVRDNHTTMLRVVSDRAPSWSPKFVDEMLADKVYGEVLSFAWAVKTDVNHPMRLALDKFLGEFAQDLQTDPDVMARAEQVKGQIVHHEEVQRLIGSAWSTAKEMLLTAAEDPSSELRRRVRLGLTSLGSRLVSDDQLRAKADGWVEGAAAYLVKNYSREITTIITDTVERWDAEETSRKIELQVGRDLQFIRINGTVVGALAGLVIYAVAELLF; encoded by the coding sequence GTGGAGCAACTGACCCCCGCGAAGGTGACGCCCGCCGACCCACCGGGCGGCGCGGCAGGCGAAGAGGAAAAGCGGCGCGCGCTGCGCAAGATGAAGCTGGTCGCGCTGTCGTTCCTGCTCGGTGCCACGCTCGTGTTCCTGCTGACCAGCTGGGCGCAGGCGAGCGGCTGGCCGGGCTGGGTGGGGTACGTGCGGGCGGCGGCCGAGGCGGGCATGGTCGGCGCGCTGGCCGACTGGTTCGCCGTCACGGCGCTGTTCCGGCACCCGCTCGGGCTGAAGATCCCGCACACGGCGATCATCCCGAACAAGAAGGACGCACTGGGCAACAGCCTCGGCGACTTCGTCGGGTCGAACTTCCTGTCCGAGGAGGTCGTGCGCGACAAGCTCAAGCGCGTCGAGCTCGCGCGGCGCCTCGGCGGGTGGCTGGCGCAGGAGGAGAACGCCGAGCGCGTGACGTCCGAGCTGGCCACCATGGTCCGGGCGGCCGTGAAGGTGCTCCGCGACGAGGACGTCCAGGCGATCATGGAGCAGGCGGTCGCGCGGCGGATCATCGACAAGCCGTGGGGCCCGCCGCTGGGCAAGATCCTCCAGGGCGTGTTCGCCGACGGCGCGCACCACAAGCTGGTGGACCTGATGTGCGACCGCGCCTACGAGTGGGTCCGCGACAACCACACGACGATGCTGCGCGTGGTGTCGGACCGGGCGCCGAGCTGGTCGCCGAAGTTCGTCGACGAGATGCTCGCCGACAAGGTCTACGGCGAGGTGCTGTCGTTCGCGTGGGCGGTGAAGACCGACGTCAACCACCCGATGCGGCTCGCGCTCGACAAGTTCCTCGGCGAGTTCGCCCAGGACCTGCAGACCGACCCGGACGTGATGGCGCGGGCCGAGCAGGTGAAGGGCCAGATCGTGCACCACGAGGAGGTCCAGCGCCTGATCGGCTCGGCGTGGAGCACGGCGAAGGAGATGCTGCTGACCGCGGCCGAGGATCCGTCGAGCGAGCTGCGCCGGCGCGTCCGGCTCGGGCTGACGTCGCTCGGGTCCCGCCTGGTGTCCGACGACCAGCTGCGGGCGAAGGCCGACGGCTGGGTCGAGGGCGCGGCGGCGTACCTGGTGAAGAACTACTCGCGCGAGATCACCACGATCATCACGGACACGGTCGAGCGGTGGGACGCGGAGGAGACGTCCCGGAAGATCGAGCTCCAGGTGGGCCGCGACCTGCAGTTCATCCGGATCAACGGCACGGTCGTCGGCGCGCTGGCCGGTCTGGTCATCTACGCGGTCGCGGAGCTGCTGTTCTGA
- a CDS encoding Clp protease N-terminal domain-containing protein codes for MFERFTAEARMAVVEAQIVARESGSPEIGPAHLLAGLVKSDVAVLTELGVATDDIAAELARTRRRGGVSDADAEALTEFGIDVEQIVERIEQTHGEGALAGRLGPAKRGHIPFTAQSKKTLELSLKEAVRLGDKHLGQEHILLALAQQRGTDDVLARRGADYLTLRRAVQQRKAG; via the coding sequence ATGTTCGAACGGTTCACCGCCGAGGCGCGGATGGCGGTCGTCGAGGCGCAGATCGTGGCGCGGGAATCCGGGTCGCCCGAGATCGGGCCCGCTCACCTGCTCGCCGGGCTGGTGAAGAGCGATGTCGCGGTGCTCACCGAACTGGGCGTTGCCACCGATGACATCGCGGCCGAGCTCGCCCGCACCCGGCGTCGCGGCGGGGTGAGCGATGCCGATGCCGAGGCGCTCACCGAGTTCGGCATCGATGTCGAGCAGATCGTCGAACGCATCGAGCAGACGCACGGCGAGGGCGCACTCGCCGGACGGCTCGGCCCGGCCAAGCGCGGCCACATCCCCTTCACCGCACAGTCGAAGAAGACCTTGGAACTGAGCCTCAAGGAAGCCGTCCGGCTGGGTGACAAGCACCTCGGCCAGGAACACATCCTGCTGGCCCTGGCGCAGCAGCGCGGCACCGACGACGTGCTCGCCCGGCGCGGGGCCGACTACCTGACGCTGCGCCGGGCCGTCCAACAGCGCAAGGCCGGTTAG
- a CDS encoding pyridoxal phosphate-dependent aminotransferase — MREPALVPRLRPFTSTIFAEMTALAVQHDAVNLGQGFPDTDGPAGMLDAAKNALFGGANQYPPGPGRPELRAAIARHRQRYGTEYDPDTEILVTAGATEAITAALIALTEPGDEVIVIEPYYDSYAAAVAMAGAERRIVGLVEGPDGRFGLDVDGLRAAVTPRTRAILVNSPHNPTGTVFTRAELEALAALCVEHDLIAICDEVYEHLVFDDAEHIPLVTLPGMRPRTVSISSAGKTFNCTGWKIGWVCSTPELVAAVKAAKQFITFVSGGPLQPAVAHALDHELPWVDGLRASLQEKRDRLSAGLADAGFAVRRTAGTYFVCVDVRPLGFTDAAELAWELPGRVGVAAVPVKVFTDHPDEWKHLLRFAFCKRNEVIDEAITRLRKLV; from the coding sequence GTGCGCGAACCTGCTCTCGTCCCCCGCCTCCGGCCGTTCACCTCGACCATCTTCGCCGAGATGACCGCGCTGGCCGTCCAGCACGACGCCGTCAACCTCGGCCAGGGCTTCCCGGACACCGACGGCCCGGCCGGCATGCTCGACGCGGCGAAGAACGCGCTGTTCGGCGGGGCCAACCAGTACCCGCCGGGCCCCGGGCGGCCCGAGCTGCGGGCCGCGATCGCGCGGCACCGGCAGCGCTACGGCACCGAGTACGACCCGGACACGGAGATCCTCGTCACCGCGGGCGCGACCGAAGCCATCACCGCGGCGCTGATCGCGCTGACCGAGCCCGGCGACGAGGTCATCGTCATCGAGCCGTACTACGACTCCTACGCCGCCGCGGTCGCGATGGCGGGCGCCGAGCGCCGGATCGTCGGCCTGGTCGAGGGCCCGGACGGCCGGTTCGGCCTCGACGTCGACGGCCTGCGCGCCGCCGTCACGCCGCGGACCAGGGCGATCCTGGTGAACTCGCCGCACAACCCGACCGGCACGGTGTTCACCCGCGCCGAGCTCGAAGCGCTCGCCGCGCTGTGCGTCGAGCACGACCTCATCGCGATCTGCGACGAGGTCTACGAGCACCTCGTCTTCGACGACGCCGAACACATCCCCCTGGTCACGCTGCCCGGCATGCGGCCGCGGACGGTGAGCATCTCCAGCGCCGGCAAGACGTTCAACTGCACCGGCTGGAAGATCGGCTGGGTCTGCTCGACGCCCGAACTGGTCGCGGCGGTGAAGGCGGCGAAGCAGTTCATCACCTTCGTCTCGGGCGGGCCGCTGCAGCCGGCCGTCGCGCACGCGCTCGACCACGAGCTGCCCTGGGTCGACGGCCTGCGCGCGTCACTGCAGGAGAAGCGGGACCGGCTGTCGGCCGGGCTCGCGGACGCCGGGTTCGCCGTGCGGCGGACGGCGGGCACCTACTTCGTCTGCGTCGACGTGCGGCCGCTGGGCTTCACCGACGCCGCCGAACTGGCCTGGGAACTGCCGGGCCGGGTCGGGGTGGCCGCAGTGCCGGTGAAGGTCTTCACCGATCACCCGGACGAGTGGAAACACCTGCTGCGTTTCGCGTTCTGCAAGCGCAACGAGGTCATCGACGAGGCCATCACCCGATTGCGCAAACTGGTCTGA
- a CDS encoding D-cysteine desulfhydrase family protein translates to MTFDFAGFPDAALAAIPRVDLGGWPTPLQAAPRLGEALGLRNLWLKRDDVHPLGAGGNKLRKLEYHLGAAREAGADTVITFGALQTNHGRQTAAACAKLGLRCELVLTAKVPRDGEAYEHSGNLPLDRLFGATVHVCADGEETGRTYDRLVAEAATEGRKVFTVPVGGSNDLGALGYVRATLELAKQLEARGIERAHLVVPHASGGTAAGVTLAAGLLGNLGVGIACVSHPLDEATENLHDLVDGAAKLLGVEPPPFTHARLGDSTLGPGYGIPTDAVWDALRLFGRTEGVVLDPVYTGKVAAALVEWAGHFASDDHVVFLHTGGMPGLYGYAPEFAAAVEG, encoded by the coding sequence ATGACGTTCGACTTCGCCGGATTCCCCGACGCCGCACTGGCCGCGATCCCCCGCGTCGACCTGGGCGGCTGGCCGACCCCGCTGCAGGCCGCGCCGCGCCTCGGGGAAGCGCTCGGCCTGCGGAACCTCTGGCTGAAGCGCGACGACGTCCACCCGCTCGGCGCCGGCGGCAACAAGCTCCGCAAGCTCGAATACCACCTGGGCGCGGCCCGGGAAGCCGGCGCGGACACCGTGATCACCTTCGGCGCGCTCCAGACCAACCACGGCCGCCAGACCGCCGCCGCGTGCGCGAAGCTCGGCCTGCGCTGCGAACTCGTGCTCACCGCGAAGGTGCCACGCGACGGCGAGGCGTACGAACACAGCGGAAACCTCCCGCTGGACAGACTCTTCGGCGCGACCGTCCACGTCTGCGCGGACGGCGAAGAGACCGGCCGCACGTACGACCGTCTCGTCGCCGAAGCCGCCACCGAGGGGCGGAAGGTCTTCACCGTGCCGGTCGGCGGCTCCAACGACCTCGGCGCGCTCGGGTACGTCCGCGCGACGCTCGAACTCGCGAAGCAGCTGGAAGCACGCGGCATCGAGCGCGCCCACCTCGTCGTTCCGCACGCCAGCGGCGGCACCGCGGCCGGGGTGACGCTGGCCGCCGGGCTCCTCGGGAACCTCGGTGTCGGCATCGCCTGCGTCAGCCACCCGCTCGACGAGGCCACGGAGAACCTCCACGACCTCGTCGACGGCGCGGCCAAGCTCCTCGGCGTCGAACCGCCGCCGTTCACGCACGCGAGGCTCGGCGATTCCACGCTCGGCCCCGGCTACGGCATCCCGACCGACGCCGTCTGGGACGCCCTACGGCTCTTCGGGCGCACCGAGGGCGTGGTGCTCGACCCGGTCTACACCGGCAAAGTGGCCGCCGCGCTGGTCGAATGGGCCGGCCACTTCGCCTCGGACGACCACGTGGTGTTCCTGCACACCGGCGGCATGCCCGGCCTGTACGGCTACGCGCCCGAATTCGCGGCGGCCGTCGAAGGCTGA
- a CDS encoding sigma factor-like helix-turn-helix DNA-binding protein encodes MTEATDLAARAGDRDPRVGLRAVAALRRLLEQLEAVQVRSARVHGWSWQEIAAELGVSRQAVHKKYGRH; translated from the coding sequence ATGACGGAAGCGACGGATCTGGCCGCCCGGGCAGGTGACCGCGACCCCCGCGTGGGGCTGCGCGCGGTCGCCGCGCTCAGGCGGCTGCTGGAACAACTGGAGGCCGTGCAGGTCCGCAGTGCGCGGGTGCACGGCTGGTCGTGGCAGGAGATCGCCGCCGAGCTGGGGGTCAGCCGGCAGGCCGTGCACAAGAAGTACGGGAGGCACTGA